The nucleotide window GGTAGTGGTAGATTGGCTTATGCTCACTTCAATAAGCAGCATGAAGGAAAAAAAAAGTCCATTTAACCTCCTTCACCATTGTGTAAGTTCGATTTGCTTTCCTAATAAAAAATGGATGTTTAGACTACCACAATTTTAAAACCATCATATTTACCTTCCTAAACAGTTTTAAAAATGATTTTAGCTAATGTGGCATCACGTCAACCGTTCTACATGATGCCATATTAGCAACGAGGGAGATAgactttattaaaaaaaatacataagtatttttcaaaaaattaGCAAATGTTTTTCTAGAATAAATCTGCACTTAAAATACTAAAATTTATAATTAAATATTTGAAAATTTGTTTTgacttagaaaaatatgaaaactagattcttttttttttctaaaaatcatGCCCTACCCTTTTCTTGCTTAAAATTATTTGAATCTTATATAATCTCCTAAAACTTACACTAGGCGAAATATGAAAAGAGAATGAAGACCAAGACAAATCCTTACAGACCGAAACGTGACTCACCGCACAACTTGACATGCAAACTACAAAAAAATGTTTTCTTGGAAGCAATGTCTTGCTTAACCATCAAGACATGCGTGgaaaatttcaaataaaaaatataattcaaGATTTGACTACACATTAACAACATATATCATGTGGTTTAGCTTTGTCGTAGCATTGTCTTCTTCATGGGACATCATGACGATGACGGGTGCAgtcattggccccgttcgctggtctgaaacttgactgaaactggctgaaaaacactgttccggctgaattgttgtgagagaaaaacactgttccggctgaaaaaagaagccgaacaaaccgaatatagggtaagccgaacaaggCCATTATATCATCAGCGGCAGCCGACATGCGATTTATCTAGCTCCCGAATTGGCGTCTACGACTTGGTCAATAACATTTGGATAGGTGCAATTGCTTCCGCATTCGTCATGTCATATGTCTGCCCACACACCGAGAGCATATGATTGAGCCGGAAGGCAGTTTGGACGGGTTCGGAATGCCGTACTTTATGTGTTTCTTAAAAAACATGCTATATTTATGGTGGCTAGCTTAGAAAAACATAAACATgactttagaaaaaaaaaattgaaaatgtttcatatttttctaagatAAGTcaaattttctataaattttctaATGTTAAATATGATTTTATCATTTTGAAATGCATACTTATTTTAGAAAAAAtggatattttttaaaaaaatatttctacatttttttttataaattctaATTAAACTCCATGAACTATCGTGAAAGTTTGCTTTATCTCCCTCGTGGTTGATGTGGCTCCATTTAGAATGGCTCGCGTGATTACACGTTAGCCAGAACCACTTTCAAAACCGCTTAAAGAAGTAAATCGGATGGTTTTAAGAGGTAGAGGAGTTTGAAAAAAAACGATTTTTCTATTGTGATATGTAAATTAGACTCAGGCAATCGTTAAGGGAGGCGGATGGACTTTTTTTCTCAGCATGAAATAGATATAGGGCCGTACCTCCTTCCCGCGCCTGCTCAGCATCTCCAGGCCCAATAACCTGCGCGCGGCTCCAGGCCCAAGAGCGGCCCAGCGTTGTGCCGTCCGGTCTGTATGTACCGTTCGACGTATGCACAGCTGAGAGCACATCCGACGTATGTACTCGAGGAGtgtactaaccactactactccAGTAGTATCGTGCATGCATGTAGTACTATTATTGTACTAGTATGTATTTCGTACAGGTACATCATGTACGTATGTCTAGATCAATTCTGTTGCACTGCACACAGCAGAGTGCAAGTGCAGACACTACGGGCATGTTAAACAGTGCCTGCCCCCCTGCACTACTCACTGTCACTGAGCACTTGGTTGGGCTCTCGGCACGGCCTGACCCTCAAGTACACTGGAAACGGCACCAAGTACCCTGCGGAGCGTGTTGCTGGCGTGACAGTTGTCCAGGCAGAGGCAGCTTTCCGTTGAACTGAACTGTCCCGCGCGCCCTGTTGCCTGTAACTCTGTAAGGCTGTTGCATATATATTTCCAACTGCACCAGCCCTTTCTGTACTTGCCATCTTCTGAATTCGGCCATCGTCTATCCGTTTCGTTGGTTTCTGTTGTACTCCTGTGTCCTGCTCACTTCGTTAGATACTGGTATACTACGGAGTATGCTATACGTACCTGCTTGCCGACCGGGCCTCTCTACTAGCTAGCTACTTTTCGAATGATCTTTTAATTACTTTAATTTAACGAACTGGTGAATAAGCAGCTATTTAATTAACTACAGTAATAAGCAAGCGTTGGACCGAGTTGATGATCTTTAAAAGCTCGATGTTAAATCTACTACAAATAAAGTAGGTCTTCATGCATGGATGAAACATGAAATTTGGTCAAAGTACTAGGACTAGAAGATCGAAGACTGATAAGAGCCTACGAGTACATGAAGACATGAAGAAGAAGGAGCTAGGGCGCGCAGTTAGTcactctctcttcttcttctctcgaTCGCTCCCTCTACTGCTGATGCTAAATGCTAACACTACTATACTACTCACTCACACGGGTCGACCCAACTCTCTCGAAAGGAATTAAACAGCAGGGATCGGAAAGAACTGATGATCAGGATCGATCATCATGATAAGCAAACTAGCTAGCTAGGCTAATTGATGATCGATCGCTCCCTGATCGATCGAGCTACGTGCGCAGCAGATGCAATGCATGGGCGCGCGGCAACGGCAGCTCATCCTCATTCCTAGCTCATCAGTGGGAGAGGAAGCTGAAGGGCGAGTAGCCGTCGGACCCCTGCGACGACGCCACCATGCTGTCCCCGGCGCCGCCGGACGGGAACCCGCACAGCTGGTCTGCGTCGCCGGCGCCGCCCCAGAACCCGGCCACCATCTGCGCCAGGTCGTCCACGTCCTCCCGGAGACCCATGCCCATCCCGTAGGCGTCCGCGTCCGAGTACCGCCGCaggtcctccaccgccgccgcgctgctCCGTGGCCGGAGGCAGCTCTCTGGGACCACGCTGCTCAGGTACCCGGAGTTGTCGTCCGCGCTCGCGAACAGGaactcgtggtggtggtggtgcccgaCGCCGCTGCGGTCCAGCAGCAGCGTGCCGTCGGCGCGTTCCACTGGCACCGGCATCGTCGACGAGCACTCGCCCGAGGACGCGCCGCCAGCTGCTGCGGCGCCCGCCGAGCCCTGGTGGTGGTAGTTGTGGTGGCCGTACGAGCCAATGTGCggcgcgcccacgccgccgccgtaCTGGTGCTGCACGGACGACGGCGCGTGCGCGTACGACGACGGCTGCTGCGCGTGGTGGAACGGCGCCAGGAAGGGCGGGTAGTTGTACGCGGCGTGCGTGTACACGAAGTTGGTGCGCGCCTGCGCGCCCTTCATGGACAGCGCGGCGCGGTCGTAGGCGAGCGCCGCCTCCTGCGCGGTGTCGAACGTCCCCAGCCAATGCCGCTCCTTCGTCGTGGGGTCGCGTATCTCCGCCGCGTACCGGCCCCACGGCCGGCGCCGCACGCCGAGGAACCGCCCGGGCTCCTGCACGCGCCGGCGCCCGCGGCCGGCTGGCGGACGCTCgctcggcgacgacggcggggacggCTGCGGCTGCCCCGACGATGCCGTCGCCGGCTTCGGATGCTCGGAGAAGGCCATCATGGTCTGGTTGCTGCCGCTGCTACTGCCACTGCCTCGGGTATTCATCATGGCACGATGAGCACGGGCACGAGTGAGCTAGGCTTTAGCTGAGGCTGTGAGCTACCTAGCTTGAGTGCTGGCTTGAGGTCGTTTTGGAGTAGTGTATAAGTGGTcaaaagagagggagggaggggtggTATTTAAATGGAGCTTGGAGCCTTGGAGGTGTCCTTTGGGAGGGAAAAGGAAGGAGGGCAGctgggcagggcagggcagggcaggcactgtggatgagatgagatgagatggcAGGGGTGACATGCATGGTGCACCTGCATTTGTTTAACCATGTTCAATTCCAGGAGCAAATATTAAGGAGGGACTCTAGCTACTGGGAGCTTGCATGGTTTGTATGCATCTCTCTGTTCTATTCCCTTCAAGTCTCCAATGCAAGTGTAGTGTTTGGATTTGTGTGCCCTAACGTTAGGACCAATGGAAGGAATGTTGTGCTAAATTAAATGCGTGTTCTGGCTAGGAATTTTTTTTTTAGAATGTTCCCCTCTGCCCTCATTGTTAGGAGTAGTTTCATGCAGCACTTCATTCATTATGGCAATAAATGTTACATATATTAGAGCAGACGCAGTCTGCGGTAAACACACACATCACTAATCAAGTATAGGCCAGTGATGAAGAACACCCCCCtcccccaacacacacacacacaaaaaggtCACTAGGCTGAAATATAAGATACTACATTAAGTCTTTAATTGGGTCCTACATAAGTTATATTGCCTTTGCTTGCACGTAATGGTGATAGTGCTGTGTGCTCGGTACCAAGTGTCACAAACATAAATATATAAAAGATTATGAAAAAGGTGCCTGCCACTGATGACAAAAGGAGGGAGCGAGGCCAAGAATGAACAGAACATATATACTCCCTATGTCCTGAAATATAAAGAATCAAAGTTTCTAATTAATAAATCAGAATATTCTAAGTTCGACCGAATTTATAAGAAAAGTATTAGTATCTACCACATCAAAGATGTAAATTATAAAGCTACACATAATAACAATGtgtctaatgatactaatttggtgtTGTAAATACTATTATTCTTTTCCATAAACTTAGTCAAATTTATGAtattttgacttaggacaaacttCAATCCCTTGTATTTCGGGACAGAAAGGAATACATATCTAGTCATCAACCGACCCTTTTAAACGTTGTGGTGATCTATACCCAAGATACTACCACAGTAGCAATTATGATACATGTCAAAATATAATGCTACACAACATTATAATGCATGTGCTTTTTTTATAAGCCACCATATGGCTTTTCTTTTCATGAGTGCATGTGCTTGCCTGCGCAATACATGAGACATCCGAACGAACTagtagaaaagaaaaataaaaattccCTCCTTGCATGCGTGTAAGAAATTAAACCAGCAAGCTTTGAAACAAATGGAGTGGTTAAATACAGACAACATTGTGAAAAGTGTAGAAGCTAGTAGGCACAGGCACAGCAGGCACTCTCTTTCTGATGCCCCATATATTTCCTGCTATTATTTTGACGTGTTTCCTTTGGTTCCATGCATAGATGAGAGCTAGCCTTGCATTGTTGAGTGACTCTCACATGAGGTGAGGGTCCACTGGGTCTCCCCTCTTTGACTCCTTTTTGTGGTTGAATATATAAAGCTTGGCATGAGCCAGACAAATAATCCATGGATCGGAGGACAAGGATCATTATCATTATCCCTCCCAATTACATGCATAGTTGAATCGCTAGCTCACATAAAATATAAACTATTCGCGCGCAAATGGACATTCGATAGCCTAGATTAGTACGGTAGTGCGCATGCATGTGCGTGCCGGTGCCGGGTTCAAATGCGAACAAATCGAATTGTCGAAAGGAGTGATATTTAAACGGGAAACAGGCTAGAGAAGTATCCCTTTCATGTCTCTCTAGAGCCATTTTTAAGGAGCCTAATCGCTGGCTTTTTGGGGTCAAAAAGATGGATGGAGAGGGAGCCAAACCGGAAAGGGACGTGCGTGGTCTTGAGCTATCTAGGTAATGCATCCAATGCAGCAGCAGCACACGCAACGTCAATCGACCCACTGTTAAGTGTGTGCCATGTGAGGTGATTCATGCATATATATGCACTACACATGTACACGGATTAGCTATAGTGGATACCTTTTTACCCACCTAATTTTGCCTCGGGACGGGTAATTAAACCTCATCGATGATATCTTCGATTCTTGTATGACAATGCAATGAAGACTTTTCAGACCAAAAGGTCCTCTTTAGATTGCGGGGGGTTTTTTCTTGTTTGTTTCTATGTTTTTTCTTTGAAGATGACGACTGATTTCTATGAAATTAATTATTCATTATACGATTTCTGTAAGATTCTTGCGTTCCAGATTATGAATTAGCGCCATATATAGAGAAATCAGAAATGTGAATCATCCCACCTTCTAGAAGCGAGTGTTTGTTGTTATCCTGCTTGGTTCAACTGAAACATAGCCTCTGGGTAGTAAGTAAGCACTACTACACGTGGTCAGTAGCTTATTAGTTACACGGGTGAGAAAACCGCGTTAATCTTCATAGTTTGAAGCATCTTGGTAAAGGCTGTTCTTGGAGTGTACAAAGCCTTGACGTACTCCCCGTCCTCAAGAAAACAAACGAAAACTTGGATTCTTATGAGGAGCTGCGTTTGGTGCAATTCTTGCATCTAAGGCCATAGCTTCTATCTACTCCTAGTATTACATATGCAACTAGTCCTCGAGGTAGTGCAGGATCTTATCTCTGGTGGCCTTGACGTACTTCCCGGCCCTACATACCCCGGCCGGCCCTCTCCCTCATCTCGTGTGAATTCGGCATATACTTATATGCTGGCATGTGAAGTGCAACATAAATGGGGCTAGGTCAAGCCCTGCCTAGACATCTGAAAAGGTGTGAGGATGGAGAAGGGTGGTCTTCAACTGAGAAGAGGGGAGAAAAAATAAAGGCAGCTGGGGCATGCACAATCTAAGGACAAAGAGGTTTCACATAATGTCCATGCATGACAAGATCCCTTTCTTTTCCATTTAGATAAGTCCATGGCACAAGATGTACTATCAGAATTTATATATAATGGGGATTAATTAAGTTTGTTAATTTGCAGAGAGACCAGAAGTAGTACTAATTATGATGGGAGGAGCACAGCACACAAGACACATGTTGTTGTCCATTTCACCGGGTTTTGTGGGTGGCCTTTATTTGCACTACTTTGACTTTAGGGTTTAGACCTCTTTTATAGAAGGAACAAGTGTTGGGGGAAAAGAGGAGCAGGCACTGTAGCTACAAGTATGCAAGAGTACATTTAACTTTTTGCCATCCTTACGGATGGCGCTCCTTCGTTTGTCATTTTTACACAGGCACCTACACATTTACCATCGCAAACGGTAACCCTCCTAATTTTTTGCcatttttgctgatgtggcatgcCACGCAGTCAGCCAGCGTGGCAGTGCCTCTCCTCCCGCTGCTGCTTCTCTGTCCCTCCACTCGCTGACACGTGGACCCCACCAGTCAGGTTCATCTTCAACCTCTGGCCACCGGAGAAACTATCCCCATAGTGCAGAGGTCTTCATGCAATAAATGTGAATCTTTTTTCACTGTCTCTCTTTTATCCCTCCGATGCTCTCTCCTATGTTCTCTACCAACCGAACCAAAGCGTGGCGGGCGCGGCCGATGCGGGCTGGGCCGGGGCATGGCGGTGCGGCCGCCGTGGGCAAGCGGGGCCGGCTCGGACGACAGGTGTCGGTGCAAGCGGGTGGGCGCGATGACGCGTCCGAGTGCGAGCGAGCAGGGTCGGCGCGGGAGCGGTGGCGCGGCCGACGTGGGCGGGCGCGGCAGTGTGGCCGAGCGGGGCCGACGTGGCCGAGTGCGGGCGGGCGAGCGTGACGGCGCGTCCGAGCGCGGGCGAGCagggccggcgcgggcgcggcggcgcggcgagcggagCCGGTGTGGGCAGGCACGACGTGGGCGAGCGGGGCCGGTGCGGGCCATCCTGGAAACCGGTGGTTTCTTCCCAACAGCCAAAGGTTGAAGATGAACCTGACTGGTGGAGCCCATATGTCAGcgagtggagggagagagagagaagcagTAGTGGGAGGAGAGG belongs to Miscanthus floridulus cultivar M001 chromosome 4, ASM1932011v1, whole genome shotgun sequence and includes:
- the LOC136552896 gene encoding ethylene-responsive transcription factor FZP-like — its product is MMNTRGSGSSSGSNQTMMAFSEHPKPATASSGQPQPSPPSSPSERPPAGRGRRRVQEPGRFLGVRRRPWGRYAAEIRDPTTKERHWLGTFDTAQEAALAYDRAALSMKGAQARTNFVYTHAAYNYPPFLAPFHHAQQPSSYAHAPSSVQHQYGGGVGAPHIGSYGHHNYHHQGSAGAAAAGGASSGECSSTMPVPVERADGTLLLDRSGVGHHHHHEFLFASADDNSGYLSSVVPESCLRPRSSAAAVEDLRRYSDADAYGMGMGLREDVDDLAQMVAGFWGGAGDADQLCGFPSGGAGDSMVASSQGSDGYSPFSFLSH